DNA sequence from the Candidatus Sulfuricurvum sp. RIFRC-1 genome:
AAAAAGCGATCAGCACCATTTGACGGACCGTATCATCGATGCGGTGAAAAAGATCGAAGGGGCTTATTCTCTCGTATTCCTAAGCCGTTCTAAAATGTTTGCGATGCGTGATCCGCACGGTTTCCGTCCTTTGAGCCTCGGACGGGTTGGAGATGGTTATGTCGTTGCTTCAGAAACCTGTGCGTTTGATCTTATCGGCGCAGAGTATATCCGTGATGTAGAACCGGGAGAATTGCTGATTTTCGAAAAAGGGAAAGCGCCAAAATCAATAAAGGTGTTTGAACCGACACCAAAACACTGTATCTTTGAATACGTCTATTTTGCCCGTCCTGATTCAAATGTGTACAAACAAAATGTTTATGAAATGCGTAAAGCGATGGGAAAAGCATTGGCACGTGAGCAGCCCGTTGTTGCCGATATGGTTGTTCCGGTTCCTGATGGCGGTGTGCCTGCTGCGATCGGATATTCGCAAGAGAGCGGTATCCCTTTCGAGATGGCGATTATGCGTAACCATTACATTGGGCGTACGTTTATTGAGCCAACCCAAGAGATGCGTGATTTAAAAGTAAAAATGAAACTTTCTCCGATCTATGATCTCATTCGCGGAAAACGTCTGATTGTCGTTGATGATTCAATCGTTCGCGGAACCACCAGCCGCCAAATTGTCCGGATGCTGAAAGCCGCCGGAGCAGCAGAGGTGCATATGCGTATCTCCAGCCCACCGACAACCGACCCGTGTTATTACGGAGTCGATACTCCCGATAAAGAGAAACTCATCGCGGCCAATATGACCAACGCGGAGATTTGTGCCTTTATCGAAGCCGATTCGCTGGGGTATTTGAGTAATGAGGCATTGCTTGATAGTGTAAACGGCAAAGAAGAGAATTATTGTACAGCTTGCTTCACCGGCAAGTATATTATCTAAGAGAGCTGTATGCGGGAACAGATTTTTACCTTTGGGCAATATTTACACCATAAATTTGGGGTAAAAATTTCTAAAGTTCCCGTCTCAATCTCCGGGTTTACCTGCCCCAATATTGACGGAACGGTGGCCAAGGGGGGATGTACGTTTTGTGAAAATGACTCTTTCAGCCCAAGCCTTGATCATGCCCGCGAGCTTAAAGGTTTTTTCCTTAACCTAAACTCCTCAAGCAACCCCCATTTAGACAAACAGCTTCAGCAGTTAGAGTGGCAGTTTAATGCACTTTCTAATCGTTTGCAGGCGGCACACGGTGCTGAGAAGTTTATGGTCTATTTTCAAAGCTTTACCAACACCTATGCCCCATTCGAAACACTCAAATCTCTATACGAAAAAGCTTTGTCCTTTGACAACGTGGTCGGTCTTAGCATCGGAACACGCTCGGACAGTATCAGTGATGAAACATTCGAGTATCTTGCACACCTTTCAGAAAAAACAGAGATTTGGATTGAGTTCGGTATTCAGTCGATTTACGATGAGACACTGGAGCGGATTAATCGCGGACATGACAGTGCCAATGTCAAAGAGGCAATACTCAAAGCAAAATCGTATGGACTCAAGGTTTGCGGTCATCTGATTTTTGGTCTTCCCGGGGAGACCAAAGAGATGATGCTCGGTACGGTGAACGAGGCGTATGCGTTGGGGATTGATTCGGTGAAATACCATCCGCTCTATGTCGTAAAACGCACGGCACTCGCCAACGAATATGCCAGAGGCGACTTTGATCCCATAAGTGAAGAACTTTATGTAGAGGTTCTTAAAGAAGCGATATTATTGAAGCCCAAACATGTCAGTGTACAGCGTATCAGTGCAGGAACTGACGATGAGACGTTAATCGCCCCTTTGTGGTGCAAAGACAAAAATGCTCAACTACGCACTATTAACGCGACCCTGAAAGCGGTAGGACTAAAATACTAATTGGCTTTTGCTGTAACGTCGTAAGAGGCATTTTTAAAATACGGCGGATACTTCAACATGATGCTAAAGGTTTTGGACTTTCCCGGATTGATATAATCCGCAACGACTTGCTGCTCGACAACATTTTGTCGCTTGAAGTCGGGGTTGTCTCCTTCAAATAATTCTGCAAATGCCGTTGGTTGTGCGAACTGGCTCGCTTTTGATTGACTTGAACCTTTTATATTAACCATTTTTACGGTTGCTACAACATTGGCTACAGGATATTTTCCGATATTTCGAACTACCCCTTTAATCATGATTTGTTCTGTTTGATAAAAACGTTCATCTTCCAAATCGGTAACTTCAACTTGGTAAACCGTTTCGTTTATGAGAGGCCATATGAAGAGCCCCAATAAAACGAGAATCAAGGTAATCGTGGTAAATACTGAGAATTTAGATGTCGAGCGTAAGGCCAGTATCGTTCCCAATACAAATAAAATCGCCAAAGCGGTAATGAGAAAATAATGCCATGAAGTTAAAGGACTCATCTGCAATCTGCCTTAATGGTAATATTGTAATCTTTACTATATCGGAACGGTTCGACAAATAATTTAAAAGGGGTTGATTCTCCGGGTGAAATGGACTCTTCTATCCGTAGAGAACTTTTTTTGAAAGGGATATAAGGATAAAGACGATCAAGGTATTGGTTATGGCTCACTTTATGAACTCCGACATGAATCGCACATTCGC
Encoded proteins:
- a CDS encoding DUF2393 family protein, translating into MSPLTSWHYFLITALAILFVLGTILALRSTSKFSVFTTITLILVLLGLFIWPLINETVYQVEVTDLEDERFYQTEQIMIKGVVRNIGKYPVANVVATVKMVNIKGSSQSKASQFAQPTAFAELFEGDNPDFKRQNVVEQQVVADYINPGKSKTFSIMLKYPPYFKNASYDVTAKAN
- the purF gene encoding amidophosphoribosyltransferase: MRSLNEKCAVVGIFDHPEASKLAYFSLHALQHRGQEAAGISTSDGEKLYTIKDRGLVTQVFDPQKLNTLKGHMAIGHTRYSTAGDDSILDAQPVFARYDLGEMSIVHNGNLTNAKEVRDALIKKGAIFQTFMDTENLIHLIAKSDQHHLTDRIIDAVKKIEGAYSLVFLSRSKMFAMRDPHGFRPLSLGRVGDGYVVASETCAFDLIGAEYIRDVEPGELLIFEKGKAPKSIKVFEPTPKHCIFEYVYFARPDSNVYKQNVYEMRKAMGKALAREQPVVADMVVPVPDGGVPAAIGYSQESGIPFEMAIMRNHYIGRTFIEPTQEMRDLKVKMKLSPIYDLIRGKRLIVVDDSIVRGTTSRQIVRMLKAAGAAEVHMRISSPPTTDPCYYGVDTPDKEKLIAANMTNAEICAFIEADSLGYLSNEALLDSVNGKEENYCTACFTGKYII
- a CDS encoding TIGR01212 family radical SAM protein (This family includes YhcC from E. coli K-12, an uncharacterized radical SAM protein.), with the translated sequence MREQIFTFGQYLHHKFGVKISKVPVSISGFTCPNIDGTVAKGGCTFCENDSFSPSLDHARELKGFFLNLNSSSNPHLDKQLQQLEWQFNALSNRLQAAHGAEKFMVYFQSFTNTYAPFETLKSLYEKALSFDNVVGLSIGTRSDSISDETFEYLAHLSEKTEIWIEFGIQSIYDETLERINRGHDSANVKEAILKAKSYGLKVCGHLIFGLPGETKEMMLGTVNEAYALGIDSVKYHPLYVVKRTALANEYARGDFDPISEELYVEVLKEAILLKPKHVSVQRISAGTDDETLIAPLWCKDKNAQLRTINATLKAVGLKY